In a genomic window of Octopus bimaculoides isolate UCB-OBI-ISO-001 chromosome 25, ASM119413v2, whole genome shotgun sequence:
- the LOC106872885 gene encoding general transcription factor II-I repeat domain-containing protein 2-like: MVGDKEGFVVLLVKYLHSFGHQQDVKCFHGLGHQEALFAKSVTSMEVMIVIIGAVNFGCTHALSHRQFHILLDDAEAEFSNMIYFCEVRWLSRGKMLARFFNLRDELVSFLREKSNSVPQFEDPAWVCDLGFLVDITGHLNEVNIQLQGGLALSFIVRVHIILRAAVQPHEADEEQDESTAYRRSSSRLSPPGILVHQARH; encoded by the exons ATGGTCGGAGACAAGGAGGGCTTTGTGGTGCTTCTTGTGAAGTACCTGCACAGCTTTGGACACCAGCAGGATGTGAAGTGCTTTCACGGTCTGGGGCACCAGGAGGCTCTGTTTGCCAAGTCCGTGACCAGTATGGAggtcatgattgtcatcatcggGGCTGTGAACTTTGGTTGCACCCATGCTCTCAGCCACAGACAGTTCCACATTCTCTTGGATGACGCTGAGGCAGAGTTCAGCAACATGATCTACTTCTGTGAGGTCCGTTGGCTCAGCCGAGGAAAGATGTTGGCGAGATTCTTCAACTTGAGGGATGAGCTGGTGTCTTTCCTGCGAGAGAAGAGTAATTCTGTCCCTCAGTTCGAGGATCCCGCATGGGTGTGTGACCTTGGGTTCCTGGTGGATATTACTGGCCATCTAAATGAGGTGAACATCCAGCTGCAAG GAGGCCTTGCACTTAGCTTCATTGTTCGGGTCCACATAATCTTGAGAGCAGCTGTTCAGCCACATGAAGCTGATGAAGAACAAGATGAGAGCACAGCTTACAGACGCTCATCTTCAAGACTTTCTCCTCCTGGCATCCTCGTCCATCAAGCCAGACATTGA